The following proteins are co-located in the Abditibacteriaceae bacterium genome:
- a CDS encoding transglutaminase-like domain-containing protein, whose product MTDQLPYLLRLCDDNSPRVRERVLSALRDITDVEGEIARRGLELSESQAAALQPLFVSQREDGVRLVNLAEAFLSSSNFTPANHEPRPRESDEPRPQWLDWLELENEWEKLEAALDAVARWLDYDFGNIAPGSATEETLWPDTAPPAISEVLDELAREYEESGLPRDAGELAEWLFRDRKLSGVPSGDFYNPLNSHLVHVVQRGRGLPISLTAIFMLVAHRLDLEVYGCNFPGHFLASARIGGVDIYFDPYDGGRELTQLEAQAIRKAAPDATARTARAEEIVARVLRNLATAYEYSGDRSKAHFMLQLLEELVTAG is encoded by the coding sequence ATGACTGACCAACTGCCGTATCTTCTGCGTCTGTGCGACGACAACTCGCCGCGCGTGCGCGAGCGTGTCTTAAGTGCCCTGCGTGACATAACCGACGTCGAAGGCGAAATCGCGCGGCGCGGTCTGGAATTGTCGGAATCGCAGGCGGCGGCGTTGCAGCCGCTTTTCGTTTCGCAGCGCGAAGACGGCGTGCGCTTAGTCAATCTGGCCGAAGCTTTTCTGTCGTCGTCCAATTTCACACCCGCGAACCATGAACCGCGCCCGCGCGAATCCGACGAACCGCGTCCGCAATGGCTCGATTGGCTCGAACTAGAAAACGAGTGGGAAAAGCTCGAAGCCGCACTCGACGCCGTTGCACGCTGGCTCGATTACGATTTCGGCAACATCGCGCCCGGTTCCGCGACCGAAGAAACGCTGTGGCCTGACACGGCACCTCCCGCGATTTCTGAAGTTCTCGATGAACTGGCGCGCGAATATGAAGAATCGGGTTTGCCGCGCGATGCGGGTGAACTGGCTGAATGGCTTTTCCGCGATCGAAAGCTCAGCGGCGTTCCTTCCGGCGATTTTTATAATCCGCTCAATTCCCATCTCGTGCATGTAGTGCAGCGCGGGCGCGGCTTGCCGATTTCGCTCACCGCGATTTTCATGCTTGTCGCGCACCGACTGGATTTGGAAGTTTACGGCTGCAATTTCCCCGGTCACTTTCTGGCGAGCGCGCGCATCGGCGGCGTCGATATTTATTTCGACCCGTATGACGGCGGGCGCGAACTGACGCAACTCGAAGCACAGGCAATTCGCAAAGCCGCACCCGACGCGACAGCTCGCACCGCACGCGCCGAAGAAATCGTGGCGCGCGTTCTTCGCAACTTGGCGACGGCCTACGAATACAGCGGCGACCGGTCCAAAGCGCATTTCATGCTGCAATTGCTGGAAGAACTAGTCACCGCCGGTTAA
- the apaG gene encoding Co2+/Mg2+ efflux protein ApaG: MSVTTTQGIRISVEARYLPEDSEPDKQRYLFAYEITIENEGTQPAQLVSRHWIIKDAFSSIEEVRGEGVVGQTPYLEAGESFTYSSYCPLRTDYGTMRGSYRMMRPDGEEFDATIAPFALMATYLLN; the protein is encoded by the coding sequence ATGTCGGTTACAACGACGCAGGGAATTCGGATTTCAGTGGAAGCGCGCTATTTGCCCGAAGATTCGGAGCCGGATAAGCAGCGCTATTTATTCGCGTACGAAATCACGATTGAAAACGAAGGGACGCAACCCGCGCAACTGGTTTCGCGTCACTGGATTATCAAAGACGCCTTCAGCAGCATTGAAGAAGTGCGCGGCGAAGGCGTTGTCGGGCAAACGCCGTATCTCGAAGCAGGAGAATCGTTCACCTATTCGAGCTACTGCCCGCTCCGCACCGATTATGGAACGATGCGCGGCTCGTATCGCATGATGCGGCCCGATGGCGAAGAATTCGACGCCACAATCGCACCGTTTGCCCTGATGGCGACGTATTTGTTGAATTAG
- the rpoN gene encoding RNA polymerase factor sigma-54: MSQQMGMSSGMEQTLNPKMIAFYALLQQPSVELEQAIDTELQDNPALDVTAERICPACGTTMLTHICRECGYQFTKEDEEVEREKDKLADLALEAAPTEKPTYSPDDELDDVVARIVSPETLNDHLRWAWRISCTPENQELGDILIGCINDDGYLDNDLETLAEGLDIPVEQLEAVLKEVQTLDPVGVGARNLRECLRLQLTHLDARERAGTHADLALKLIENHWEAMARHSYEDIARKLKVSVDDVQDAADFIRTSLTPYPGRQYRPSWQSQGHGGPGRVRPDVEIKKRENGDGYEVIVSESRSLGLRVNGVYRQLWDSMRRDPNGYSSKDREHVQQYLTRAREFIDNLNQRRKTLKLIIEAVAEEQGAFLEEGTHALKSLTRLSVAHTLGLHESTVGRAVTGKHALIPAGEVIPCEMFFDSSLSVKEVIKDLLAKENPRKPLSDEQISIELQNFGIEIARRTVTKYREALKVPPAAQRRRFD; this comes from the coding sequence ATGAGCCAACAGATGGGAATGTCGTCGGGTATGGAGCAAACGCTCAACCCGAAAATGATCGCGTTTTACGCCCTGCTTCAACAGCCGTCGGTTGAACTGGAACAAGCCATCGACACCGAATTGCAAGACAATCCGGCGCTCGATGTCACCGCTGAGCGCATCTGTCCCGCGTGCGGCACAACAATGCTGACTCATATCTGCCGCGAGTGTGGCTATCAGTTCACCAAGGAAGACGAAGAAGTCGAGCGTGAAAAAGACAAGCTCGCCGACCTCGCGCTCGAAGCCGCGCCCACCGAAAAACCCACCTACTCGCCCGACGACGAACTTGATGATGTCGTCGCGCGCATCGTTTCGCCCGAAACCCTCAACGATCATTTGCGCTGGGCGTGGCGCATCTCCTGCACCCCCGAAAATCAGGAACTTGGCGATATTCTCATTGGTTGCATCAATGACGACGGCTATCTCGACAACGATTTGGAAACGCTCGCCGAAGGTTTGGACATTCCTGTCGAACAGCTGGAAGCGGTTCTAAAGGAAGTGCAAACGCTCGATCCGGTCGGTGTCGGTGCGCGCAACCTGCGCGAATGTTTGCGCCTGCAATTAACGCACCTCGACGCGCGCGAACGCGCCGGAACGCACGCCGATTTGGCCTTAAAACTTATCGAGAATCACTGGGAAGCGATGGCGCGCCATTCCTACGAAGACATCGCGCGCAAACTGAAAGTCTCCGTCGATGATGTCCAAGACGCTGCCGACTTTATCCGCACTTCCTTAACGCCGTATCCGGGCCGCCAATATCGTCCGAGTTGGCAATCGCAGGGACACGGTGGGCCGGGCCGCGTGCGCCCCGATGTTGAAATCAAAAAGCGCGAAAACGGCGACGGTTACGAAGTCATCGTGAGCGAATCGCGCAGTCTGGGCTTGCGCGTCAACGGCGTTTACCGCCAGTTGTGGGATTCAATGCGCCGCGACCCCAACGGCTATTCCAGCAAAGACCGCGAACACGTCCAGCAATATCTGACGCGTGCCCGCGAATTCATCGACAATCTCAACCAACGCCGCAAAACGCTGAAACTCATCATCGAAGCGGTCGCCGAAGAACAGGGCGCGTTTTTGGAAGAAGGCACACACGCCCTCAAAAGCCTGACGCGTCTTTCGGTCGCGCACACTTTGGGATTGCATGAAAGCACCGTAGGCCGCGCCGTGACCGGCAAGCACGCGCTGATTCCGGCAGGCGAAGTGATTCCGTGCGAAATGTTTTTCGATTCCAGCCTCAGCGTCAAAGAAGTGATTAAAGATTTGCTGGCCAAAGAAAACCCGCGCAAACCGCTGAGCGACGAGCAAATTTCGATTGAATTGCAAAACTTCGGAATCGAAATCGCGCGCCGCACGGTGACGAAATACCGCGAAGCGCTGAAAGTTCCGCCTGCTGCCCAACGTCGCAGATTCGATTAA
- a CDS encoding HAMP domain-containing sensor histidine kinase has translation METQNSSPKSSPSTFQPENFDTLANGMAHAIRNPLSCILTAASLVAEDPNVADETKMLLDVIVKESKHLNNIFSDFLDYLRPSTSEPQSFDLGALAQRIAEQMQQSGQIGETEFHLESPLVVRADEQRLENAICQIFINSAQAASAGDTESQSHGKLRVSGEAQNGRIVLRIEDNGPGFSSRQLERAFDPFFSDTPDGTGLGLTIARAAIESAGGTLLLENRENASGARAILEVPQANDSESLTSESPVENDP, from the coding sequence ATGGAAACCCAAAACTCTTCGCCGAAATCATCGCCCTCCACATTTCAGCCCGAAAATTTCGACACGCTTGCCAACGGCATGGCGCACGCGATACGCAATCCGTTGTCGTGTATCTTGACGGCGGCTTCGCTCGTTGCCGAAGACCCCAACGTCGCTGATGAAACCAAGATGCTGCTCGATGTCATCGTGAAAGAATCGAAGCATCTCAACAATATTTTTTCCGATTTCCTCGACTATCTGCGGCCCTCCACCTCGGAGCCACAATCGTTCGATTTAGGAGCGCTCGCCCAACGCATCGCCGAGCAAATGCAGCAGTCGGGGCAGATTGGAGAAACCGAATTCCATCTCGAATCGCCGCTCGTCGTTCGCGCTGACGAGCAGCGTTTGGAAAACGCGATTTGTCAAATTTTTATCAATAGTGCCCAGGCAGCAAGCGCGGGTGATACCGAATCGCAATCGCATGGTAAACTTCGCGTGTCCGGCGAAGCGCAGAATGGCCGTATCGTGCTGCGTATCGAAGATAACGGGCCGGGATTTTCTTCGCGCCAGTTGGAACGCGCCTTCGATCCGTTCTTCTCGGATACGCCGGATGGAACAGGTCTGGGACTCACCATTGCGCGCGCGGCTATTGAATCTGCCGGTGGCACATTGTTGCTCGAAAATCGTGAGAACGCTTCGGGAGCACGCGCGATTCTGGAAGTGCCTCAGGCGAACGATTCGGAAAGTTTGACATCTGAAAGTCCGGTCGAAAACGACCCTTAA
- a CDS encoding sigma-54 dependent transcriptional regulator, translated as MAHILLVDDQSSMRLTLTALLKQAGHTLAQAATGEDALKKIQSADFDVVVTDLKLDVISGMDILRAAKANNPMTEVIVLTGYSSVETAVEAMKLGARDYLTKPVNGEELKIAVSGAMERQRLKSEVTRLRAAVEQPFKPGSIVATSPEMKEVLEMVQRVAPTDATVLIQGESGTGKELVARAIHQNSNRRDAPFIPINCGALPENLLESELFGHVKGAFTGAIGAKKGLFEEADGGTLFLDEIGETTPTTQVKLLRVLQDGEVRRVGSNTGVKTDVRIIAATNQRLQTRIRQGDFREDLYYRLQVILLNLPPLRERKGEVLPLVQHYLHMYTQKMNKPDLNLSADAEKALIEYPWPGNVRELANVVERAVILCRGNEVRSEDFALSTGGTMLADAVRAGDQARATADGRSAAPAPSNNFGGGESRSLSDVEREFIESALVRHNWERDLVASEIGLSVSALSKKIKEHNLEP; from the coding sequence ATGGCTCACATTCTCTTAGTTGACGATCAAAGTTCGATGCGCCTCACGCTCACGGCGCTCCTCAAACAGGCCGGACACACGTTGGCTCAAGCCGCGACCGGCGAAGATGCTCTCAAGAAAATCCAAAGTGCCGATTTCGATGTCGTTGTGACCGACTTAAAGCTCGATGTCATCAGCGGCATGGATATTTTGCGCGCTGCCAAAGCCAACAACCCGATGACCGAAGTCATCGTTCTCACTGGCTATTCCAGCGTCGAAACCGCCGTCGAAGCGATGAAGCTCGGTGCGCGCGATTATCTCACCAAACCGGTCAACGGCGAAGAACTGAAAATCGCTGTTTCGGGCGCGATGGAACGCCAGCGCCTCAAAAGCGAAGTGACGCGTTTGCGCGCCGCCGTCGAGCAGCCTTTCAAACCGGGCAGCATCGTCGCCACTTCGCCCGAAATGAAAGAAGTGCTCGAAATGGTGCAGCGCGTCGCGCCAACCGACGCCACCGTCCTGATTCAGGGCGAAAGCGGCACCGGCAAAGAACTTGTCGCGCGCGCGATTCATCAGAATTCCAATCGCCGCGACGCGCCGTTTATTCCCATCAACTGCGGCGCTTTGCCCGAGAACCTTTTGGAAAGCGAACTTTTTGGTCACGTCAAAGGCGCATTTACCGGCGCGATTGGTGCGAAGAAAGGCTTGTTTGAAGAAGCCGACGGCGGCACCTTGTTCCTCGACGAAATCGGCGAAACCACGCCGACAACGCAGGTCAAGTTGTTACGCGTTTTGCAAGATGGCGAAGTGCGACGCGTGGGAAGCAACACGGGCGTCAAAACCGATGTACGAATCATTGCGGCGACCAACCAGCGTTTGCAAACACGCATCCGTCAGGGCGACTTCCGCGAAGACTTGTATTACCGCTTGCAAGTCATCTTGCTGAACTTGCCGCCGCTCCGCGAACGCAAGGGCGAAGTGTTGCCGCTCGTTCAGCATTATCTGCATATGTACACGCAGAAGATGAACAAGCCCGATTTGAATTTGAGCGCCGACGCCGAAAAAGCACTTATCGAATATCCGTGGCCGGGCAATGTGCGCGAATTGGCCAACGTCGTCGAACGCGCCGTGATTCTTTGTCGTGGCAACGAAGTGCGCTCGGAAGACTTTGCACTTTCGACGGGCGGCACTATGCTCGCCGACGCGGTTCGTGCTGGCGACCAGGCGCGGGCCACTGCCGATGGCAGATCAGCCGCGCCAGCGCCTTCCAACAACTTCGGTGGCGGCGAATCGCGCAGCCTGAGCGATGTCGAACGCGAATTCATCGAAAGCGCCCTCGTGCGTCACAACTGGGAACGCGACCTGGTGGCGTCAGAAATTGGCCTCTCCGTTTCCGCACTATCGAAGAAAATCAAAGAACACAACCTCGAACCGTAA